One segment of Pyxidicoccus trucidator DNA contains the following:
- a CDS encoding DUF3060 domain-containing protein, with amino-acid sequence MHGKLGAAVFMVVACVLGPVTAGAQADDETSIQVGKDGSVKVKGGGSTVETRGGGTRVQSGGATVETRGGSTRVQSGRGTTVVETDDSDDSDDTEAGGDESSLEIVDSGRKVTLQCGKGGEAEITGSSNTVTLKGECKSVEVSGSDNKVRVEATSRIEVTGSGNTVAWERGPSKGKKPKVSNVGMNNAISQAR; translated from the coding sequence ATGCACGGCAAGCTCGGAGCGGCGGTGTTCATGGTGGTCGCATGTGTCCTCGGCCCGGTGACGGCGGGGGCACAGGCTGACGACGAGACCTCGATCCAGGTAGGCAAGGACGGCAGCGTCAAGGTGAAGGGGGGCGGCTCGACGGTGGAGACCCGGGGCGGCGGCACGCGCGTCCAGTCGGGCGGCGCGACGGTGGAGACCCGGGGCGGCAGCACGCGCGTCCAGTCGGGGCGCGGCACGACGGTGGTGGAGACGGACGACTCGGACGACTCGGACGACACCGAGGCTGGTGGCGACGAGTCCTCGCTGGAGATCGTCGACTCCGGCCGCAAGGTGACGCTCCAGTGTGGCAAGGGGGGCGAGGCCGAAATCACCGGCTCCAGCAACACTGTCACCCTGAAAGGCGAGTGCAAGAGCGTCGAGGTGAGTGGCAGTGACAACAAGGTGCGGGTGGAGGCCACGAGCCGCATCGAGGTCACCGGCTCCGGTAACACCGTCGCCTGGGAGCGCGGCCCCAGCAAGGGCAAGAAGCCGAAGGTCAGCAACGTCGGCATGAACAATGCCATCAGCCAGGCGCGCTGA
- a CDS encoding M16 family metallopeptidase, producing the protein MSKTFQRTARLLCLMALAAAVSACLGVRGRPRFGALRTDSRPLQFRHDIQLYTVENGITVALLPDKRTNLVTVDARYLVGASDDPAGRAGMAHLVEHLTFEARTGTNQATLADRLSEAALQHNAFTTHDVTHYTATALASRLADVLELEAQRLEVSCEQLDDAVFSRERDVVLEEDAERSTTWSNLHREVARAVWGEHHPYARGLGTHEVANATKDEACRFIGKHYAPDRLMLVVTGDFDPAPVAKAIGKRFARAGWKSEAARAPVQEARLTGTRSRHLADIDDAVAMVFFQAPAWGGEDAVLNTLALGQMNRVLARADEEHDWITDVDVTTDGAGRARLILVTVEVDDPRRLDDAVDEVFERAPAMFDEVSPYAAASLLGQLQTGYVASYESFSARGTWLGDYLTYTRHENFMMPELETVARTSMVDAASYARARFVQTKSHVALVKPSGKPATTSREAVASGREPDLAPWRAPVDVMEAQRPLPAPPARARDTVEELKLENGLRVLLAPDSTSALVDVRLVFPYGAASDPPEFRGRATAAAGLLEPDPNRRYPASDVLLLGWGMSIGTQLDIDVSETSTVFWARGASNLADWHVWRLSWLIDQCGYQGEAVSTFRANAMGASAKDVDPAEALSRELLFGDGHPYATPPPTGEAWSWLTRDELERYRLTHYVPRGATLIVTGGFDVEAMRKHVRALFAYWSDDPAATPATLPAARPAPGPSWVGTRDASRTQVGLAVTFATASDPDRDQAARLVLREMVTDRLRIVREGMGASYGVQVSYTAGTGGGALYIESELEPVRAAKAATAIVSELEALRTGAGAMAEGFVRARRRVLASALADVAGVTARAERLEYGVRRGLPADHSDQLALAISKITPAEVAAVAAADLDPRRMVVSVGAASARLNEVMTALQATGPRIFDKEKAP; encoded by the coding sequence GTGAGCAAGACTTTCCAGAGGACGGCCCGGCTTCTCTGTCTCATGGCCCTGGCCGCCGCCGTGAGCGCATGCCTGGGCGTGCGCGGCCGTCCCCGCTTCGGAGCCCTGCGCACCGACTCGCGCCCGCTCCAGTTCCGTCACGACATCCAGCTGTACACCGTCGAGAACGGAATCACCGTGGCACTGCTGCCCGACAAGCGCACCAACCTGGTCACGGTCGATGCCCGCTATCTCGTCGGAGCCTCGGACGATCCGGCCGGACGTGCCGGCATGGCCCACCTGGTCGAGCACCTGACCTTCGAGGCCCGGACGGGAACGAATCAAGCCACTCTCGCGGACCGCCTGAGCGAGGCCGCCCTCCAGCACAACGCGTTCACCACCCACGACGTCACCCACTACACGGCTACGGCGCTCGCCAGCCGGCTGGCGGACGTGCTCGAGCTGGAAGCGCAGCGCCTCGAGGTGTCCTGCGAGCAGCTTGACGACGCCGTCTTCAGCCGCGAACGCGACGTGGTGCTGGAGGAGGACGCCGAGAGAAGCACGACCTGGAGCAACCTCCACCGCGAGGTCGCGCGTGCGGTCTGGGGCGAGCACCATCCGTACGCCCGCGGCCTCGGCACCCACGAGGTCGCGAATGCGACCAAGGATGAAGCCTGTCGCTTCATCGGCAAACACTACGCACCCGATCGGCTGATGCTGGTCGTCACCGGTGACTTCGACCCCGCCCCGGTCGCCAAGGCGATTGGCAAGCGCTTTGCCCGGGCCGGTTGGAAGAGCGAAGCCGCGCGAGCCCCCGTCCAGGAAGCCAGGCTCACGGGCACCCGGTCGCGGCACCTTGCCGACATCGACGACGCGGTCGCGATGGTCTTCTTCCAGGCACCGGCCTGGGGAGGAGAAGACGCGGTGCTGAACACGCTGGCGCTCGGTCAGATGAACCGCGTCCTGGCTCGGGCCGATGAAGAGCATGACTGGATTACCGACGTGGACGTCACCACCGACGGCGCGGGCCGGGCCCGGCTGATCCTCGTCACGGTTGAAGTCGACGACCCCAGGCGCCTCGACGACGCCGTCGACGAGGTCTTCGAGCGCGCACCCGCGATGTTCGACGAGGTCAGTCCGTACGCGGCCGCGAGCCTCCTCGGCCAGCTCCAGACCGGCTACGTGGCGTCGTACGAGTCGTTCTCGGCTCGCGGCACGTGGCTCGGCGACTACCTGACCTACACGCGCCACGAAAACTTCATGATGCCCGAGCTGGAGACCGTGGCGCGCACCTCGATGGTGGACGCTGCCAGCTATGCCCGGGCGAGGTTCGTACAAACCAAGAGCCACGTCGCCCTGGTCAAGCCCAGCGGCAAGCCGGCGACCACCTCGCGGGAAGCCGTGGCCTCGGGCCGCGAGCCCGATCTCGCTCCCTGGCGGGCGCCGGTGGACGTCATGGAGGCCCAGCGCCCGCTTCCCGCGCCCCCCGCGCGGGCCCGCGACACCGTCGAGGAGCTGAAACTGGAAAACGGACTCCGCGTGCTCCTGGCTCCGGACTCCACCAGCGCACTGGTCGATGTGCGGTTGGTGTTCCCGTACGGCGCGGCGTCAGACCCGCCCGAGTTCCGCGGCCGGGCCACCGCCGCCGCCGGCCTGCTGGAGCCCGACCCGAACCGTCGCTACCCGGCGAGCGACGTGCTGCTGCTCGGATGGGGGATGAGCATCGGCACCCAGCTCGATATCGACGTCTCCGAGACGTCCACCGTGTTCTGGGCACGCGGCGCCTCCAACCTGGCTGACTGGCACGTGTGGCGTCTCTCATGGCTCATCGACCAGTGTGGCTATCAAGGCGAGGCCGTGAGCACCTTCCGCGCCAACGCCATGGGTGCCAGCGCCAAGGACGTCGATCCGGCGGAGGCGCTGAGCCGTGAGCTCCTGTTCGGCGACGGGCATCCCTATGCAACCCCGCCTCCGACCGGAGAGGCGTGGAGCTGGCTGACGCGCGACGAGCTGGAGCGCTATCGCCTGACTCACTACGTGCCACGCGGGGCCACGTTGATCGTCACCGGCGGCTTCGACGTCGAGGCGATGCGAAAGCATGTCCGGGCGCTGTTCGCGTACTGGTCCGACGACCCCGCCGCGACGCCCGCGACGCTCCCCGCCGCACGGCCCGCGCCAGGGCCGAGCTGGGTCGGGACGCGGGATGCCTCCCGCACGCAGGTGGGCCTGGCGGTGACGTTCGCGACCGCCTCGGACCCCGACCGGGACCAGGCCGCGCGGCTCGTCCTGCGGGAGATGGTCACAGACAGGCTGCGGATCGTCCGCGAGGGAATGGGTGCGTCCTACGGCGTGCAGGTGTCGTACACCGCGGGCACCGGCGGCGGCGCGCTCTACATCGAGAGCGAGCTCGAGCCGGTGCGGGCGGCGAAGGCCGCGACCGCCATCGTCTCCGAGCTCGAGGCGCTCCGTACCGGAGCCGGCGCCATGGCGGAGGGCTTCGTCCGGGCGAGGCGCCGCGTGCTGGCCAGCGCGCTGGCGGACGTCGCTGGCGTCACCGCCAGGGCAGAGCGGCTCGAGTACGGCGTGCGGCGCGGCCTGCCCGCCGACCACAGCGATCAACTCGCGCTCGCGATCAGCAAGATCACCCCCGCCGAGGTCGCCGCCGTGGCGGCTGCCGACCTCGACCCGCGCCGCATGGTGGTCTCGGTCGGCGCCGCGTCCGCGCGTCTGAACGAGGTCATGACCGCGCTGCAAGCCACCGGACCGAGGATCTTCGACAAGGAGAAGGCGCCCTGA
- a CDS encoding LysR family transcriptional regulator translates to MDLEELRAFLDVAETGSFLAAADSLGVSRTTLRRRVEALEARAGVPLFKSTRSGVILTEAGEVLAQRGRIMMQETSALLASIREVGQAPAGVLRVVLPVGLPPHLLTPLFGVLRTTYPQLRVHASFSDDPLTEALEDVDMAVHFGEALPRGPWLSHEVLRVHEGLIASTEYLERRGVPRSLEDLRHHELLSWEAPGEDARLWPSLRGPRFRVEPALIATDIHFVRTCCIAGQGIGLVPSVDLPDPGVGDVLVPVLPDIVGRERPLRISVPEALSEIPKIKLVLSHIQGVLEPL, encoded by the coding sequence ATGGACCTGGAAGAGCTGCGCGCTTTTCTCGACGTCGCGGAGACGGGCTCGTTCCTGGCCGCCGCGGATTCCCTGGGGGTGTCGCGCACGACGTTGAGGCGCCGCGTCGAGGCGCTCGAGGCCCGCGCCGGCGTACCGCTCTTCAAGAGCACCCGGTCGGGCGTCATCCTGACGGAAGCCGGCGAGGTGCTCGCCCAGCGCGGGCGCATCATGATGCAGGAGACGAGCGCGCTGCTGGCGTCCATCCGGGAGGTGGGCCAGGCCCCGGCGGGCGTGCTGCGCGTGGTGCTGCCCGTCGGGCTTCCACCGCATCTGCTCACCCCGCTGTTCGGGGTGCTGCGGACCACCTACCCGCAGCTGCGCGTCCACGCCAGCTTCAGCGACGACCCCCTGACTGAAGCCCTGGAGGATGTGGACATGGCAGTCCACTTCGGGGAGGCCCTGCCCAGGGGCCCGTGGCTGTCACACGAGGTGCTGCGGGTCCATGAGGGGTTGATTGCCAGCACCGAGTACCTGGAGCGCCGGGGCGTTCCCCGCTCCCTGGAGGACCTGCGGCACCACGAGCTCTTGTCCTGGGAAGCACCGGGAGAAGATGCGCGCCTCTGGCCCTCGCTCCGGGGCCCCAGGTTCAGGGTGGAGCCAGCCCTCATCGCCACGGACATCCACTTCGTCCGCACCTGCTGCATCGCCGGGCAGGGCATCGGCCTGGTCCCCAGCGTCGATCTGCCCGACCCGGGAGTCGGCGACGTGCTGGTGCCTGTGCTGCCCGACATCGTGGGGCGCGAGCGACCTCTCCGCATCAGCGTGCCCGAGGCGCTCTCCGAGATTCCCAAGATCAAGCTCGTGCTCTCGCACATCCAGGGCGTCCTCGAACCGCTGTGA
- a CDS encoding CHRD domain-containing protein — protein MPTRLALTVALFTLSAHAKEPALGATTFTVYEAFLSPAQEPGEESEIPKPLEKSLGATAPSTPRESRKSRGWGQLRFTKDLSRAYVDVQIEGVNAADILMFHIHCGAPGVLGPVVVDLGEAVNLSKTLAAGKLSLELTNKNIVFIKDMKGMKPGLPESCPSELGFAAQTKTLASLESLAKKGVLYFNLHTKAHTYYGEMRGQIYAAQP, from the coding sequence ATGCCGACGCGTCTTGCCCTCACGGTCGCCCTGTTCACGCTGTCAGCGCACGCCAAGGAGCCCGCGCTCGGGGCGACGACCTTCACCGTCTACGAGGCCTTCCTCAGCCCCGCGCAGGAGCCCGGTGAGGAGTCGGAGATTCCGAAGCCGCTGGAGAAGAGCCTCGGGGCCACGGCGCCCTCGACGCCGCGCGAGAGCAGGAAATCCAGGGGCTGGGGGCAGCTCCGGTTCACCAAGGACCTGAGCCGCGCCTACGTCGACGTCCAGATTGAAGGGGTGAATGCCGCCGACATCCTCATGTTCCACATCCACTGCGGTGCGCCGGGCGTGCTCGGCCCCGTCGTCGTGGACCTCGGTGAGGCCGTCAACCTGTCGAAGACGTTGGCCGCGGGCAAGCTCTCCCTGGAGCTCACCAACAAGAACATCGTCTTCATCAAGGACATGAAGGGCATGAAGCCCGGGTTGCCGGAGAGCTGCCCCTCCGAGCTGGGCTTCGCAGCCCAGACCAAGACGCTTGCCAGCCTGGAATCCCTGGCGAAGAAGGGCGTGCTCTACTTCAACCTCCACACCAAGGCGCACACCTACTACGGCGAGATGCGCGGACAGATCTACGCCGCCCAGCCGTAG
- a CDS encoding expansin EXLX1 family cellulose-binding protein — protein sequence MRPFRSQSRFLLPLAAALFACGACSDDPSGGGAPLGEEQDGIATYYDATGAGNCSFEPNGDLMVAAMNTPQYAASAACGQCVDIKGPKGNVRVRIVDRCPECESGHLDLSREAFAKIAEMQAGRVNITWTPVSCDVAGNLEYHFKNGSNPWWTAIQVRNHRLPIQKLEWRRGTGGWNNVPREDYNYFVNGDGMGEGSFQVRVTASDGQQVEDTIQRVLDDDTAEGAGQFR from the coding sequence ATGCGCCCATTCCGTTCCCAGTCCCGATTCCTCCTCCCCCTCGCCGCCGCGCTGTTCGCATGCGGTGCGTGCAGCGATGACCCGTCCGGCGGCGGCGCGCCGCTGGGTGAAGAGCAGGACGGCATCGCCACCTACTATGACGCCACCGGCGCCGGCAATTGCAGCTTCGAGCCGAACGGCGACCTGATGGTGGCGGCCATGAACACGCCGCAGTACGCCGCCAGCGCGGCGTGCGGGCAGTGCGTGGACATCAAGGGACCCAAGGGCAATGTCCGCGTGCGCATCGTCGACCGCTGCCCGGAGTGCGAGAGCGGCCACCTGGACCTGAGCCGCGAGGCCTTCGCGAAGATCGCCGAGATGCAGGCCGGTCGCGTCAACATCACCTGGACGCCGGTGTCCTGCGACGTGGCCGGCAACCTCGAGTACCACTTCAAGAACGGCAGCAATCCGTGGTGGACGGCCATCCAGGTCCGCAACCACCGGCTGCCCATCCAGAAGCTGGAGTGGCGGCGCGGCACGGGCGGTTGGAACAACGTCCCCCGCGAGGACTACAACTACTTCGTCAACGGCGACGGCATGGGCGAAGGCAGCTTCCAGGTCCGCGTCACCGCCTCGGACGGGCAGCAGGTCGAGGACACGATTCAGCGCGTGCTCGACGACGACACCGCCGAGGGCGCCGGCCAGTTCCGCTGA
- a CDS encoding DNA repair ATPase: MATDGKGAAPTGEAALEGGSYEVIRTRLLAQADALAAKANDLNTRRKTLFGGTELSVIGNERVRTEHNCVPRDISAVGKYLLFGYNVFIGLKKETSVSDVFSLHRFEKTGEGFDFATVPNTEAGGFLADPRFVKDFGELYKYYKDAKLLQLRRLDSRLLAIFQTGQSLRDIKVFRFSVDVEGRATYLDNQGERDHVFPPSHDFEWTVATRDNYVTGQHPHVNVLDQVFVETVKGDLTIKVEDNTSSGMGIYSEPVEDPDQSLDDAEFAYAQVGTLILLRVLPFREKAHRYLVFNSRTQHVVRIDALGQACVRLPEDQGIVFPGGYYLQTGDFKVFDGDAAGAGMEFKRAIRSPNGEDVLYVFHRRDEGSYVLFPYNLVRKEVQNPLVGHGMSLFADGQLVIFRSTSSEPTRVHPMQVWQTPFVSAEHAAATPPAPGYLGKVGNAELVRGISDSLTLQRIAKSDKPSRRTYEDLVAAATRALDAFYWLGHAETGLREPVEALRRTSELIIDEFEKVLTLQKRATEALAAAVTAQDELLLRVQPEQLTNAEAFMQALADLRKQRGHLITLKDIRYMDLGRVEALEAAVVEASDKASAACVDFLQTGEALQPLATRLDELLAKLEPLQTTVELAPLGEDVDKTAHGLEVLGEVVGGLQVGDPLARARILEGISELFSRLNRVRASLGAKRKELSGREKRAEFGAQFKLLGQSIESALTQADSPERCDEALSRLTVQLEELEGRFGEFDEFLGQITTKREELLEAFGARKQSLVDERQRRAQGLFSAAERILQGVQRRSKSFKTDDELNGYFASDAMILKLKQLAEQLMGLQDSVRADEVQSRIKSAKQDALRALRDKQDLFADGDSLIKLGAYRFNVNTQPLELTLVPREGALYLQLTGSDYAQKVEDPELLKYRDLWDQHLVSESKDLYRAEYLAACVLSDAEDGKGGLTLAALHEASVGGALLEKVRAYAADRFDEGYERGVHDADAAALLEKLLHLHQGAGLLRFAPVPRAWASLFWAFDTDEAVRTLFHRRARSLSRLRTTFASTGGMADLGTELGEQVAVFLTSHGVAHSPAEARQAGRYLVEELGVERPRFTTSGEALALKDLFLGQLDRQGTRSAFEDDLSGLEKDLSSRLEIARAWVDAYLAKREEGPGAWAHVALETAVLLLTERKLDREPAGALTASEVTNLLGNHPRIHDRKLPLRLDEFLARTGEFRQVRVPQYQAYRAVLRDLLERERRKLRLEELTPKVLSSFVRNRLIDEVYLPLIGANLAKQLGAAGEGKRTDRMGMLLLMSPPGYGKTTLMEYVASRLGLTFVKVNGPALGHAVKSLDPAEAPNATSRQEVERINLSFEMGNNVMLYLDDIQHTDPELLQKFISLCDGQRRIEGVWNGRTRTYDLRGKKFCVVMAGNPYTETGERFRIPDMLANRADTYNLGDILDGKEHLFALSYIENALTSNLATAPLATRDPADTHRLIRMAQGEEVPAGELKHGYAAAELQEIVAVFQRMFKVQSVLLKVNMQYIASAAQDERFRSEPAFKLQGSYRNMGKLTEKVVAAMTDDELERLIDDHYQGESQTLTTAAEQNLLKLAEMRGRLTPEKAKRWEDIKQGFARVKRMGGKEDDPVARVTGQLSGIEEQLGAVRDAVMQAASQVASGAEQGTDPAAEVLPHLEALRDAVLEVAKVGREAKATPPPLPAPAATPATDLAPYLKHLAQLLKALTERVAVQTQQPAVVAAQTPAPDFGPYMEQLSRAIAALADRPVNVSASVPAEALQRAAVAGPSPAELSRQIELVEGVLLPLERASRRAIQGEGEGVKSLQVWQNVTEALELLRSMLRR, encoded by the coding sequence ACAACTGCGTCCCGCGCGACATCTCCGCCGTCGGGAAGTACCTCCTCTTCGGCTACAACGTCTTCATCGGGCTGAAGAAGGAGACGTCGGTGTCCGACGTCTTCTCGCTGCACCGCTTCGAGAAGACGGGGGAGGGCTTCGACTTCGCCACGGTGCCCAACACGGAGGCCGGCGGGTTCCTGGCGGACCCTCGCTTCGTGAAGGACTTCGGCGAGCTGTACAAGTACTACAAGGACGCGAAGCTCCTGCAGCTGCGCCGGCTGGACTCGCGCCTGCTGGCCATCTTCCAGACGGGCCAGTCGCTGCGGGACATCAAGGTCTTCCGCTTCAGCGTGGACGTGGAGGGCCGCGCCACCTACCTGGACAACCAGGGTGAGAGAGACCACGTCTTCCCGCCGTCCCACGACTTCGAGTGGACGGTGGCCACGCGCGACAACTACGTCACCGGCCAGCACCCGCACGTCAACGTGCTGGACCAGGTGTTCGTGGAGACGGTGAAGGGCGACCTCACCATCAAGGTGGAGGACAACACCTCCTCCGGCATGGGCATCTACAGCGAGCCGGTGGAGGACCCGGACCAGTCGCTGGACGACGCCGAGTTCGCCTACGCCCAGGTGGGCACGCTCATCCTGCTGCGGGTGCTGCCCTTCCGTGAGAAGGCCCACCGCTACCTCGTCTTCAACTCGCGCACGCAGCACGTGGTGCGCATCGACGCCCTCGGCCAGGCGTGTGTGCGGCTGCCGGAGGACCAGGGCATCGTCTTCCCCGGCGGCTACTACCTCCAGACGGGCGACTTCAAGGTCTTCGACGGTGACGCCGCTGGCGCGGGCATGGAGTTCAAGCGGGCCATCCGCTCGCCGAATGGTGAGGACGTGCTCTACGTCTTCCACCGTCGCGACGAAGGCTCCTACGTCCTCTTCCCGTACAACCTGGTGCGCAAGGAGGTGCAGAACCCCCTCGTCGGCCACGGCATGAGCCTCTTCGCGGACGGGCAGCTGGTCATCTTCCGCTCCACGTCCAGCGAGCCCACCCGCGTCCACCCCATGCAGGTGTGGCAGACGCCCTTCGTCTCCGCGGAGCACGCGGCGGCCACGCCGCCGGCCCCCGGCTACCTGGGCAAGGTGGGCAACGCGGAGCTGGTGCGCGGCATCTCCGACTCGCTGACGCTCCAGCGCATCGCGAAGTCGGACAAGCCCTCGCGGCGCACCTACGAGGACCTGGTCGCGGCGGCCACGCGCGCGCTGGACGCGTTTTACTGGCTGGGCCATGCGGAGACGGGCCTTCGCGAGCCGGTGGAGGCGCTGCGGCGCACCTCCGAGCTCATCATCGACGAGTTCGAGAAGGTCCTCACCCTCCAGAAGCGCGCCACCGAGGCGCTCGCGGCGGCGGTGACGGCGCAGGACGAGTTGCTCCTGCGGGTGCAGCCCGAGCAGCTCACGAATGCCGAGGCCTTCATGCAGGCCCTGGCGGACCTGCGCAAGCAGCGCGGCCACCTGATTACCCTCAAGGACATCCGCTACATGGACCTGGGGCGGGTGGAGGCCCTGGAAGCCGCGGTGGTGGAGGCGTCCGACAAGGCCAGCGCGGCCTGCGTGGACTTCCTCCAGACGGGCGAGGCGCTCCAGCCGCTGGCCACGCGCCTGGACGAGCTGCTGGCGAAGCTGGAGCCCCTCCAGACGACGGTGGAGCTGGCGCCGCTGGGCGAGGATGTGGATAAGACGGCCCACGGCCTGGAGGTGCTGGGCGAGGTGGTGGGCGGGCTCCAGGTGGGCGACCCGCTGGCCCGTGCCCGCATCCTGGAGGGCATCTCCGAGCTGTTCAGCCGCCTCAACCGGGTGCGCGCCAGCCTGGGCGCGAAGCGCAAGGAGCTGTCCGGCCGCGAGAAGCGCGCGGAGTTCGGCGCCCAGTTCAAGCTGCTGGGTCAGAGCATCGAAAGCGCGCTGACGCAGGCGGACTCGCCGGAGCGCTGTGACGAGGCGCTGTCGCGCCTCACGGTGCAGCTGGAGGAGCTGGAGGGCCGCTTCGGCGAGTTCGACGAGTTCCTCGGGCAGATCACCACCAAGCGCGAGGAGCTGCTGGAGGCCTTCGGCGCCCGGAAGCAGTCGCTGGTGGACGAGCGCCAGCGCCGCGCGCAGGGCCTCTTCAGCGCCGCGGAGCGCATCCTCCAGGGCGTGCAGCGCCGGTCGAAGTCGTTCAAGACGGACGACGAGCTCAACGGGTACTTCGCGTCCGACGCGATGATCCTCAAGCTGAAGCAGCTGGCCGAGCAGCTGATGGGGCTGCAGGACAGCGTGCGCGCGGACGAGGTGCAGTCGCGCATCAAGTCCGCGAAGCAGGACGCGCTGCGCGCCCTGCGCGACAAGCAGGACCTGTTCGCGGACGGCGACTCGCTCATCAAGCTGGGCGCGTACCGCTTCAACGTGAATACGCAGCCGCTGGAGCTGACGCTGGTGCCGCGCGAGGGCGCGCTGTACCTGCAGCTCACCGGCTCGGACTACGCGCAGAAGGTGGAGGACCCGGAGCTGCTGAAGTACCGCGACCTCTGGGACCAGCACCTCGTCTCCGAGTCGAAGGACTTGTACCGGGCGGAGTACCTGGCCGCCTGCGTCCTGTCCGACGCGGAGGACGGGAAGGGCGGCCTGACGCTGGCGGCCCTGCACGAGGCGTCGGTGGGCGGCGCGCTGCTGGAGAAGGTGCGTGCGTACGCGGCGGACCGCTTCGACGAGGGCTACGAGCGCGGCGTGCACGACGCGGACGCGGCGGCCCTGCTGGAGAAGCTGCTGCACCTGCACCAGGGCGCGGGCCTGCTGCGCTTCGCCCCGGTGCCGCGCGCCTGGGCGTCGCTGTTCTGGGCCTTCGACACGGACGAGGCCGTCCGGACCCTGTTCCACCGGCGCGCGCGCAGCCTCTCGCGGCTGCGCACCACCTTTGCCTCCACTGGCGGCATGGCCGACCTGGGCACCGAGCTGGGCGAGCAGGTGGCGGTGTTCCTCACCTCGCATGGCGTGGCGCACTCGCCCGCCGAGGCGCGGCAGGCGGGCCGCTACCTGGTGGAGGAGCTGGGCGTGGAGCGCCCGCGCTTCACCACCAGCGGCGAGGCCCTGGCGCTGAAGGATTTGTTCCTCGGGCAGCTGGACAGGCAGGGCACGCGCTCGGCCTTCGAGGACGACCTGAGCGGGCTGGAGAAGGACCTCTCCTCGCGGCTGGAGATTGCCCGGGCGTGGGTGGACGCGTACCTCGCGAAGCGCGAGGAGGGCCCTGGCGCGTGGGCGCACGTGGCGCTGGAGACGGCGGTGTTGCTGCTCACCGAGCGCAAGCTGGACCGCGAGCCCGCGGGCGCGCTGACGGCCAGCGAGGTGACGAATCTGCTGGGCAACCACCCGCGCATCCATGACAGGAAGCTGCCCCTGCGGCTGGACGAGTTCCTGGCGCGCACGGGCGAGTTCCGGCAGGTGCGGGTGCCGCAATACCAGGCCTACCGGGCCGTGCTGCGTGACTTGCTGGAGCGCGAGCGGCGCAAGCTGCGGCTGGAGGAGCTGACGCCGAAGGTGCTCAGCTCGTTCGTGCGCAACCGGCTCATCGACGAGGTGTACCTGCCGCTCATCGGCGCCAACCTGGCGAAGCAGCTGGGCGCGGCGGGCGAGGGCAAGCGCACGGACCGCATGGGCATGCTGCTGCTCATGTCGCCGCCGGGCTACGGCAAGACGACGTTGATGGAGTACGTGGCCAGCCGGCTGGGCCTCACCTTCGTCAAGGTGAACGGCCCCGCGCTGGGGCACGCGGTGAAGTCGCTGGACCCGGCCGAGGCGCCCAACGCCACGTCGCGCCAGGAGGTGGAGCGCATCAACCTGTCCTTCGAGATGGGCAACAACGTGATGCTCTACCTCGACGACATCCAGCACACGGACCCGGAGCTGCTCCAGAAGTTCATCTCGCTCTGCGACGGCCAGCGCCGGATTGAAGGCGTGTGGAACGGCCGGACGCGCACGTACGACCTGCGCGGCAAGAAGTTCTGCGTCGTCATGGCGGGCAACCCGTACACGGAGACGGGCGAGCGCTTCCGCATCCCGGACATGCTCGCCAACCGCGCGGACACCTACAACCTGGGTGACATCCTCGACGGGAAGGAGCACCTGTTCGCGCTCAGCTACATCGAGAACGCGCTGACCTCCAACCTGGCGACGGCGCCGCTGGCCACGAGAGATCCGGCGGACACGCACCGCCTCATCCGCATGGCGCAAGGCGAGGAGGTGCCCGCGGGCGAGCTGAAGCACGGCTACGCGGCGGCGGAGCTCCAGGAAATCGTCGCGGTGTTCCAGCGCATGTTCAAGGTGCAGTCGGTGCTGTTGAAGGTGAACATGCAGTACATCGCCTCGGCGGCGCAGGACGAGCGCTTCCGCTCGGAGCCCGCGTTCAAGTTGCAGGGCAGCTACCGCAACATGGGCAAGCTGACCGAGAAGGTCGTGGCGGCGATGACGGACGACGAGCTGGAGCGGCTCATCGACGACCACTACCAGGGCGAGTCGCAGACGCTCACCACGGCGGCGGAGCAGAACCTGCTCAAGCTGGCGGAGATGCGCGGGCGGCTGACGCCGGAGAAGGCGAAGCGCTGGGAGGACATCAAGCAGGGCTTCGCGCGGGTGAAGCGCATGGGGGGCAAGGAGGACGACCCCGTGGCGCGCGTCACCGGCCAGCTCAGCGGCATCGAGGAGCAGCTCGGCGCGGTGCGGGACGCGGTGATGCAGGCGGCGTCCCAGGTGGCCAGCGGCGCGGAGCAGGGCACGGACCCGGCGGCCGAGGTACTGCCCCACCTGGAGGCCCTGCGCGACGCGGTGCTGGAGGTGGCGAAGGTGGGCCGCGAGGCGAAGGCCACGCCGCCGCCGCTCCCGGCCCCGGCCGCGACTCCGGCCACGGACCTGGCGCCGTACCTCAAGCACCTGGCGCAGCTGCTCAAGGCGCTCACGGAGCGGGTCGCGGTGCAGACGCAGCAGCCGGCGGTGGTGGCTGCCCAGACGCCCGCGCCGGACTTCGGGCCTTATATGGAGCAGCTCTCGCGGGCGATTGCCGCGCTGGCGGACCGGCCGGTGAATGTGTCGGCCAGCGTGCCGGCCGAGGCGCTTCAGCGCGCGGCCGTCGCCGGGCCTTCACCGGCGGAGCTGAGCCGGCAGATCGAGCTGGTGGAGGGCGTGCTCCTCCCCTTGGAGCGGGCCTCGCGGCGCGCCATCCAGGGCGAAGGGGAGGGCGTCAAGTCGCTCCAGGTCTGGCAGAACGTGACGGAGGCCCTGGAGCTGCTGCGCAGCATGCTGCGGCGGTAG